From Pyxicephalus adspersus chromosome 7, UCB_Pads_2.0, whole genome shotgun sequence, a single genomic window includes:
- the LOC140334631 gene encoding uromodulin-like translates to MAVNSTEIHESGPEKPGTCLDSDCHPNASCSEFGGYGQCTCKRGFTGDGMSCNDIDDCQIFYPNNCNNYGPCVNTIGSYTCRCEYGFVFKERFGCVDIDECADSSLNDCDPVAVCGNGFYGFYTCTCPYGYYGDGRHCEVDECQQGTPCSSDEDCIKYIGSYSCVDPCYNHTVLNDPWRSTFKTYYYYYNLHNQYHCDTRLSGWYRFKGKFDQKIPEYCVPRYSCGTSTPIWMNGFHPTAGDGIVNRTACSNSYYDCCTQPFNISVKMCPEGFYVYKLQNTLGCDYAFCTGKQ, encoded by the exons ATGGCAGTAAACTCTACTGAAATCCATGAAAGTG GGCCGGAAAAACCAG ggacttGTTTAGATTCTGATTGCCACCCGAATGCATCTTGTTCGGAGTTTGGAGGATATGGGCAATGCACATGCAAAAGAGGGTTTACTGGAGATGGAATGTCTTGTAATGATATAGATGACTGTCAGATCTTTTACCCCAATAATTGTAACAATTATGGTCCCTGTGTGAACACTATCGGATCTTATACCTGTAGATGTGAATATGGATTTGTATTTAAGGAAAGATTTGGCTGTGTTGATATTGATGAGTGTGCAGACAGCTCTCTTAATGACTGTGATCCGGTAGCTGTATGTGGAAATGgtttttatggattttatacCTGTACTTGTCCCTATGGATATTACGGAGACGGAAGACACTGTGAGGTCGATGAATGCCAACAAGGAACTCCTTGTAGCTCAGATGAAGATTGCATTAAGTACATCGGATCATATTCCTGTGTTGACCCGTGTTACAACCACACCGTACTTAATGACCCCTGGCGTAgtacttttaaaacatattattattattataatttgcaTAATCAGTATCATTGTGACACTAGACTGTCCGGCTGGTATCGGTTTAAAGGAAAATTTGACCAGAAAATTCCTGAGTACTGTGTACCACGATACAGCTGTGGGACTTCTACACCTATTTGGATGAACGGCTTCCACCCAACAGCTGGTGATGGCATTGTTAATCGTACAGCTTGTTCCAATTCTTATTATGATTGTTGCACACAACCTTTTAATATCTCAGTGAAAATGTGTCCAGAAGGATTTTATGTGTATAAGCTACAGAATACACTAGGCTGTGACTATGCCTTTTGCACAGGTAAGCAGTGA